A single Anatilimnocola floriformis DNA region contains:
- a CDS encoding tetratricopeptide repeat protein — translation MRALESAVNLFRGGLYDEALLVLESNMTAEPDCGRLWELRGLVLRAQGNISLACDSLEHATLLRPLSHSGQVTLADCLTRLGRPQVALCIAEHVMTLKSVDCSLLVYLAQVCDSAQRPDLSVKLCERVNERLPQFHPAHYDRGFYLGRLGRPLEEIEAAARQAIAIAPDVANYRVGLASLLWQRGDFDGACCEAAQLSPSQLQQLTCECCLRRLIKIFWSANAFGRCQACVERLEELAGDSHSADPGCCL, via the coding sequence ATGCGTGCTCTTGAGTCAGCTGTGAATCTGTTTCGCGGCGGATTGTATGACGAAGCCCTGCTCGTCCTCGAAAGCAATATGACGGCCGAGCCTGACTGCGGCCGGCTGTGGGAGTTGCGGGGGCTAGTGCTGCGGGCTCAGGGAAATATTTCGTTGGCCTGCGACTCGCTCGAACACGCGACGCTTCTGCGGCCGTTGTCGCACAGCGGGCAGGTAACACTGGCCGATTGCCTTACGCGACTCGGGCGGCCGCAGGTGGCGCTGTGCATCGCCGAACACGTGATGACGCTCAAATCGGTCGATTGCTCGCTGCTGGTTTATTTGGCCCAGGTTTGCGACAGTGCCCAGCGGCCCGACCTGAGCGTGAAGCTTTGCGAACGGGTAAACGAGCGTCTGCCGCAGTTTCATCCGGCGCACTACGATCGCGGCTTCTATCTGGGACGACTCGGCCGGCCGCTGGAGGAAATCGAAGCTGCAGCGCGGCAAGCCATCGCGATCGCTCCCGATGTCGCCAACTATCGCGTCGGCCTGGCGTCGCTCCTCTGGCAGCGCGGCGATTTCGATGGAGCCTGCTGCGAAGCCGCACAGCTCAGTCCGAGTCAGTTGCAGCAACTCACCTGCGAATGTTGTCTGCGACGGCTCATCAAGATTTTCTGGTCGGCGAATGCTTTTGGCCGCTGCCAGGCCTGCGTCGAACGCTTGGAAGAATTGGCCGGCGATTCGCACTCGGCCGACCCAGGATGCTGTTTATGA
- the aroC gene encoding chorismate synthase — protein MTLRYWTAGESHGKALLALVDGFPAGMKLDTALIDQELRRRQGGYGRGGRMRIETDTVDVLSGIWKGETLGSPIALQVINKDYKLERLGDLQRPRPGHGDLTGSIKYLGSIRGILERASARETTVRVAAGALARQLLSAFHIDVIGYVVELGGIKLDPVDLPFAERLQRREASEVYSLVPERDDEVKQLIDETGKAGDTLGGIVEVRIEGLPFGLGTHAQWDLKLDGRIAQAVMAVQAIKGVEIGLGFEAARRKGSQVHDPISFDPAERDSTSLGFSRPTNNAGGLEAGMTNGQPLVVRAAMKPISTLAKPLGSVNLETKEPEAAQYERSDVCAVSAASVIVENVVAFEVARSFVEKFGNDSLAEMQARLELFNKMARER, from the coding sequence ATGACCTTACGTTACTGGACTGCCGGCGAATCTCACGGCAAGGCGTTGCTCGCCCTCGTTGATGGTTTTCCCGCCGGCATGAAGCTCGATACCGCACTCATCGATCAGGAACTTCGTCGCCGTCAGGGCGGCTACGGCCGCGGCGGTCGCATGCGGATCGAAACCGACACCGTTGATGTCCTCTCCGGCATTTGGAAAGGCGAGACGCTCGGCAGTCCTATCGCCCTGCAAGTCATCAATAAAGACTACAAGCTCGAACGCCTCGGCGACCTGCAACGCCCCCGTCCGGGCCACGGCGATCTGACCGGTTCGATCAAATATCTCGGCTCGATCCGCGGCATTCTCGAGCGGGCGAGTGCTCGCGAGACAACCGTTCGCGTTGCCGCCGGCGCTCTCGCGCGGCAGTTGCTGTCGGCGTTCCATATCGATGTCATCGGTTACGTCGTCGAGCTCGGCGGCATCAAGCTCGATCCGGTCGATCTGCCGTTCGCCGAACGACTGCAACGGCGCGAGGCGAGCGAAGTTTATTCGCTCGTGCCAGAGCGCGACGACGAAGTGAAACAACTGATCGACGAAACGGGCAAAGCCGGCGACACGCTCGGCGGCATCGTCGAGGTTCGCATCGAAGGGCTGCCGTTTGGACTGGGAACGCACGCTCAGTGGGATCTGAAGCTCGATGGCCGGATTGCTCAAGCGGTGATGGCCGTGCAGGCGATCAAAGGTGTAGAGATCGGCCTCGGCTTCGAAGCCGCTCGCCGCAAGGGCTCGCAGGTGCATGATCCGATTTCGTTCGACCCCGCCGAGCGCGACTCGACCTCGCTGGGCTTTAGCCGGCCGACGAACAACGCGGGCGGGCTCGAAGCGGGCATGACCAACGGTCAGCCGCTGGTGGTGCGGGCCGCGATGAAACCAATCAGCACGTTGGCCAAACCGCTCGGTAGTGTGAACCTGGAGACGAAGGAACCGGAAGCCGCGCAGTACGAGCGAAGCGACGTGTGCGCGGTTTCGGCCGCGAGCGTGATTGTCGAGAACGTTGTGGCCTTTGAAGTGGCCCGTTCGTTCGTCGAAAAGTTTGGCAACGACAGCTTGGCCGAGATGCAGGCTCGCTTGGAATTGTTTAACAAGATGGCCCGCGAGCGATAG
- a CDS encoding glycerate kinase type-2 family protein has protein sequence MTRSPQQLLDDARAIWQAGVEAVRSDRLVRDQVVVDGDELRIGEETLSLRAIDRIAVVGAGKAGAGMAVGLQEALGERLLREKKVTGWINVPADCVHPLEPIHLHAARPAGKNEPTAEGVQGAEKILEIAGSLGANDLCLCLISGGGSALLPAPAPGVSLTDKQALTRHLSAAGANIEQLNTVRKQLSRIKGGGLARACTAGRLVALVISDVLGDPLQIIASGPTVADHSTPHDALAVLKKFNALEIAPAATAYLQSRLEEPPRGSFAAHVTNLIIGNNAVAVDAAGIEAEHRRYSHAMFASRELEGAAEDIGVHLIHMAGQMRTLPGPDCLITGGEPTVQLAAAEVRGKGGRNQQLVLASLCNALSNCDANTNPLAGMCILSGGTDGEDGPTDAAGAFISAETVDKLRELNLDPQDYLRRNDAYTFFQQVGGLIQTGPTHTNVCDVRVVVVDRVQPQP, from the coding sequence ATGACTCGCTCTCCCCAGCAACTTCTCGATGATGCCCGCGCCATCTGGCAAGCCGGCGTCGAAGCCGTGCGCAGCGACCGCCTGGTGCGCGACCAAGTTGTGGTCGATGGCGATGAACTGCGCATCGGCGAGGAGACCCTCTCGCTCCGCGCGATCGACCGCATCGCCGTGGTCGGCGCGGGAAAAGCCGGCGCGGGAATGGCAGTTGGTCTGCAAGAAGCTCTCGGCGAACGGTTGCTGCGCGAGAAAAAAGTGACCGGCTGGATCAATGTCCCCGCCGATTGCGTTCATCCCTTGGAACCAATTCACCTGCATGCCGCGCGACCGGCGGGCAAGAATGAACCAACGGCAGAAGGCGTACAGGGCGCTGAAAAGATTCTGGAGATCGCCGGCTCGTTGGGCGCGAACGATCTCTGCCTTTGTTTGATCTCTGGAGGAGGCTCCGCGTTATTGCCCGCGCCGGCACCGGGCGTTTCACTCACGGATAAGCAGGCCCTCACTCGGCACTTGAGTGCAGCCGGCGCGAATATCGAACAACTCAACACCGTGCGGAAACAACTGAGCCGCATCAAAGGTGGCGGACTGGCCCGCGCTTGCACCGCAGGTCGGCTGGTCGCACTCGTCATTTCCGATGTGCTCGGCGATCCGCTGCAGATCATTGCTTCGGGGCCGACCGTTGCCGATCATTCGACTCCGCACGATGCGCTGGCTGTGCTGAAAAAGTTCAACGCATTGGAAATCGCGCCCGCGGCGACAGCCTATTTGCAATCGCGACTCGAAGAGCCTCCGCGCGGTTCGTTTGCAGCACACGTCACCAATCTAATCATCGGCAACAACGCTGTCGCCGTAGATGCGGCCGGCATCGAAGCTGAACACCGCCGCTATTCGCACGCGATGTTTGCCTCGCGCGAGCTGGAAGGGGCCGCCGAAGACATCGGCGTGCATTTGATTCACATGGCTGGTCAGATGCGGACGCTGCCCGGGCCCGATTGCCTGATCACCGGCGGCGAACCCACCGTGCAACTCGCTGCCGCGGAAGTTCGCGGCAAAGGTGGTCGCAATCAGCAGCTAGTGTTGGCGTCGCTATGCAATGCCCTCAGCAACTGCGATGCGAATACCAATCCGCTGGCCGGCATGTGCATTCTCTCGGGCGGCACTGATGGAGAAGACGGGCCGACCGACGCCGCCGGCGCTTTCATCTCTGCAGAGACGGTCGACAAACTGCGCGAACTGAATCTCGATCCGCAAGATTATTTGCGCCGCAACGACGCTTACACGTTCTTCCAACAAGTCGGCGGCTTGATTCAAACCGGCCCGACGCACACCAACGTTTGTGATGTGCGAGTCGTTGTCGTTGATCGCGTGCAGCCACAACCGTAG